In Primulina huaijiensis isolate GDHJ02 chromosome 16, ASM1229523v2, whole genome shotgun sequence, a single genomic region encodes these proteins:
- the LOC140960813 gene encoding ABC transporter G family member 25-like, which produces MLESGKAEGADSMTNGRESSCSDSTLRSSFPITLKFADVSYKIKMHDSNTKSRTASIRSMFAGDSAPLSDVENPPVVTQQHLERTILNGVTGMAAPGKILAVLGPSGSGKSTLLNALAGRLHHGHGLTGTVLFNDRKLTKEVVKRTGFVTQDDVLYPHLTVRETLVFCSLLRLPNSVPKSEKLSIAESVITELGLSKCENTIIGNSFIRGISGGERKRVSIAHEMLIDPSLLILDEPTSGLDATAAFKLVATLGGLAAKGKTVVTSLHQPSSRVYQMFDNLIVLSEGRCIYFGKRSEAMGYFDSVGFSPCFPMNPADFMLDLANGVCPLDGSSEKEKPNVRQSLVQSYNSVLAPKVKSACRDAPCMVPKERLNHTTKHYGWTSYFSTFFNQFTILLRRNLKERKHETFNFLRVFQVITASLLAGFMWWHSDYHDIQDRLGLLFFISIFWGVFPSFNAVFAFPQERAIFMKERASGMYTLLSYFMARITGDLPMELILPTLFLCIAYWMTGLKPELSSFLLTLLVLLSYVLVSQGLGLALGALIMDSKKASTVVTVTMLAFVLTGGYYVHKVPSFMSWIKYVSTTFYGYRLLIHVQYGDGDGIYTFLSCLSGKQDKSTCKFIDKDIRGQIHPAVCASMLLIMFVGYRLIAYIALRRLRA; this is translated from the exons ATGCTGGAGTCTGGAAAAGCAGAAGGAGCTGATTCTATGACTAATGGAAGAGAGAGCTCATGTTCGGATTCAACTCTTCGATCTTCTTTTCCGATTACCCTGAAA TTCGCCGACGTTTCATACAAAATAAAGATGCATGACAGCAACACGAAATCAAGGACCGCCAGCATTAGAAGCATGTTTGCTGGAGATTCCGCGCCATTATCAGACGTGGAGAATCCGCCGGTGGTGACGCAACAGCATCTAGAACGAACCATCTTGAATGGAGTCACAGGCATGGCCGCGCCGGGGAAGATCCTGGCCGTTCTCGGTCCCTCCGGCAGCGGAAAATCAACGTTGCTGAACGCACTAGCCGGCCGCCTCCACCATGGGCACGGCCTCACGGGAACTGTGCTCTTCAACGATCGGAAGTTGACGAAAGAGGTGGTTAAAAGAACTGGTTTTGTTACCCAAGACGACGTGTTATACCCTCACCTAACTGTTCGAGAAACTCTTGTTTTCTGCTCCCTACTAAGACTCCCAAATTCAGTACCCAAAAGCGAGAAACTTTCGATCGCAGAGTCGGTGATCACAGAACTGGGTCTGTCGAAATGCGAGAACACAATAATAGGTAACAGTTTCATACGCGGGATTTCCGGCGGCGAAAGAAAAAGAGTGAGCATAGCGCATGAGATGTTGATAGACCCGAGCTTGTTGATTTTGGACGAACCCACCTCAGGTCTGGACGCGACGGCGGCGTTTAAGCTGGTTGCGACACTGGGTGGGCTGGCGGCTAAGGGGAAGACGGTGGTGACATCTTTGCACCAGCCGTCGAGCCGTGTGTACCAGATGTTTGATAATTTGATTGTGTTGTCGGAGGGGCGGTGCATATACTTCGGGAAACGAAGTGAAGCGATGGGTTATTTTGACAGCGTGGGGTTTTCGCCATGTTTTCCCATGAATCCTGCTGATTTCATGCTTGATCTCGCTAATG GTGTATGCCCGCTTGATGGTTCGAGTGAGAAAGAAAAGCCTAATGTGAGACAATCCCTCGTACAATCCTACAATAGTGTACTAGCTCCCAAGGTAAAGTCAGCTTGCAGGGATGCCCCGTGCATGGTCCCGAAAGAGAGATTGAACCACACCACCAAGCATTATGGTTGGACAAGCTATTTTTCAACTTTCTTCAATCAATTTACCATTCTCCTCCGAAGAAACCTCAAGGAGAGAAAACATGAAACTTTCAATTTTCTACGAGTTTTTCAAGTGATCACTGCTTCGTTGCTAGCTGGTTTCATGTGGTGGCATTCAGATTATCATGACATCCAAGACCGTCTTGGCCTTCTCTTCTTCATCAGCATCTTTTGGGGAGTTTTCCCATCTTTCAACGCGGTATTCGCCTTCCCTCAAGAAAGAGCTATTTTCATGAAGGAAAGGGCCTCTGGTATGTACACGTTGTTGTCTTATTTCATGGCTCGAATCACCGGAGACTTGCCAATGGAGTTGATCCTTCCCACCTTGTTCCTTTGCATAGCATATTGGATGACTGGTTTAAAACCAGAGCTATCTTCTTTTTTGCTGACACTGCTAGTCTTGCTCAGCTATGTGCTCGTTTCTCAAGGGCTCGGTCTTGCATTGGGCGCACTGATAATGGATTCCAAGAAAGCTTCAACTGTAGTTACCGTCACAATGCTGGCATTTGTCCTGACTGGAGGATATTATGTGCACAAAGTGCCATCCTTCATGTCATGGATAAAATATGTTTCAACTACATTTTACGGCTACAGGCTTCTTATCCATGTTCAATATGGGGATGGGGATGGAATTTACACGTTCCTCAGTTGCTTGTCTGGGAAACAGGATAAATCAACCTGTAAATTCATAGACAAAGATATTCGTGGCCAAATCCATCCTGCAGTGTGCGCGAGCATGCTGCTGATCATGTTTGTAGGGTACAGATTAATTGCGTATATCGCATTAAGGCGACTCAGGGCTTGA